One Paenibacillus thermoaerophilus genomic window carries:
- a CDS encoding ABC transporter permease subunit, translating into MSLIALGVFFPVYLNLLSGIQSMDRKLLEVGWVHGCRGVKLIWHFFLPAALPSFFGRPLTKLGCAEGCLPLPANGGRKRARHAHLTKSGKGFIQR; encoded by the coding sequence ATATCGTTGATCGCGTTGGGCGTCTTTTTCCCGGTGTACCTGAACTTGTTGTCCGGCATACAAAGCATGGACCGGAAGCTGTTGGAGGTGGGCTGGGTTCACGGCTGCCGCGGAGTCAAGCTCATTTGGCATTTTTTCCTGCCGGCGGCGTTGCCTTCTTTTTTTGGTCGGCCGCTAACCAAGTTAGGCTGCGCTGAGGGCTGTTTGCCGTTACCGGCAAACGGAGGCCGAAAACGGGCACGGCACGCGCATCTTACAAAATCCGGCAAAGGTTTTATACAGCGTTAA
- a CDS encoding ABC transporter substrate-binding protein, with the protein MNMKKWTTAVITGTVAVSLTACGGGTGASGSGASETADPGLKNDTTPVTIQYWHSHAEAQMSGLNDMIEAFKKKYPHITVEPVFQGAYTDLHKKLQAAVAAGDVPAVTNVEVSALPNFADSGVFADLTPWIKRDQVDLNDFSKGMLQAYAYNGKQYGFPLIVSTSVFVYNKTLLDELGVQPPQTWDEIDAFNAKVTKKENGKTIRYAFSVPGWDTWYYDPWLVNGGGSILTADGKKAAVDTPDSLRYIQNFQKWKNEGHMHIGYGKGASDNMRQMFLKGEIAMVQHTSAMLKMYRENANFEVGVSFLPGDKQRTSNIGGAGIVMMEGAKDLEKEAAWKFIEFMTSSERNIKWAESVGYLPTRKSAINSAEGSEYFKRWPQYKAVFDNFDSVTPRLQHPAYPEFSKHYMEVMGELALNNQDPVPLMKEAAKKMNEVLADYE; encoded by the coding sequence ATGAATATGAAAAAATGGACAACAGCCGTGATAACCGGAACGGTTGCGGTCAGCCTGACCGCATGCGGGGGAGGAACCGGCGCATCCGGATCAGGGGCGTCGGAGACGGCCGATCCGGGACTGAAAAACGACACGACGCCCGTGACCATTCAGTATTGGCATTCCCATGCCGAAGCGCAGATGTCCGGTCTCAACGATATGATCGAGGCGTTTAAAAAGAAATATCCGCACATTACGGTTGAGCCCGTATTCCAGGGCGCCTATACGGACCTGCACAAAAAGCTGCAGGCGGCCGTCGCGGCCGGCGACGTGCCGGCGGTCACCAACGTGGAGGTGTCGGCGCTGCCCAACTTTGCGGACAGCGGCGTGTTCGCCGATCTGACGCCGTGGATCAAGCGCGATCAGGTGGATCTGAACGACTTCTCCAAGGGGATGCTTCAGGCTTATGCATACAACGGCAAGCAATACGGCTTCCCGCTGATCGTCAGCACCAGCGTGTTCGTATACAACAAAACGCTGCTGGACGAGCTGGGGGTACAGCCGCCGCAAACATGGGACGAGATCGATGCCTTTAACGCGAAGGTGACGAAGAAGGAGAACGGCAAGACGATCCGCTATGCGTTCTCCGTCCCCGGATGGGACACCTGGTATTACGACCCGTGGCTCGTGAACGGCGGCGGAAGCATTTTGACGGCGGACGGGAAGAAGGCTGCCGTCGATACGCCGGATTCGCTGCGTTATATCCAAAACTTCCAAAAGTGGAAGAATGAAGGGCATATGCATATCGGGTACGGCAAGGGCGCCTCGGACAACATGCGGCAGATGTTCCTGAAGGGAGAAATCGCCATGGTGCAGCACACTTCGGCTATGCTGAAGATGTACCGCGAGAATGCGAATTTCGAGGTCGGCGTCTCCTTCCTGCCGGGGGACAAGCAGCGTACGTCCAACATTGGCGGAGCGGGCATCGTGATGATGGAAGGCGCCAAGGACTTGGAGAAGGAAGCGGCCTGGAAGTTTATCGAATTCATGACCTCCTCCGAGCGCAACATCAAGTGGGCCGAATCGGTCGGTTACCTGCCTACGCGCAAGTCGGCGATCAACTCGGCCGAAGGCAGCGAATACTTCAAAAGATGGCCGCAATACAAGGCGGTGTTCGATAACTTCGACAGCGTCACCCCGCGCCTGCAGCATCCGGCTTATCCGGAATTCAGCAAGCACTACATGGAAGTGATGGGGGAACTTGCCCTCAACAATCAGGACCCGGTTCCTCTGATGAAAGAAGCGGCCAAGAAAATGAACGAAGTACTGGCGGATTACGAGTAA
- a CDS encoding carbohydrate ABC transporter permease has protein sequence MSAPNISGQEAAPVRTAASARRYSVRRAAEACKDFGFVLPAIAFLVVFLYYPLAYSVYISLTNWNMTRPVKKFVGLDNYTRLLASEEFYQSLKVTMLYTGMDVAFTLGFGLLLALLFNVANSRFYAFMRGVIFLPYYVSMVIAAMVFIWIYNNQYGLLNYVFGWLGMEPVNWLVDKNTVLPALVAVSVWKGAGFAMILFIAGMRSIPVEYYEAAEIDGANRIHSFWHVTLPLLSPMILFLVITTFISSMQVFQSIDVMTNGGPLQASNALVYWIYTMAFGEFKTGRASALVIILFVLILLLTLLQWAIGRRKVHYEG, from the coding sequence ATGAGCGCTCCTAATATATCGGGGCAGGAGGCGGCGCCCGTAAGGACGGCCGCTTCCGCCCGTCGCTATTCGGTTCGCCGCGCGGCGGAGGCTTGCAAAGATTTCGGCTTCGTGCTGCCGGCCATCGCGTTTCTGGTTGTGTTCTTGTATTATCCGCTCGCGTATTCCGTTTACATCAGCCTGACGAACTGGAACATGACGCGGCCGGTCAAGAAATTCGTCGGGCTGGACAATTATACGCGATTGCTGGCCAGCGAGGAATTTTATCAATCGCTCAAGGTGACGATGCTCTATACGGGGATGGACGTGGCGTTCACCTTGGGCTTCGGCCTGCTGCTGGCCTTGCTGTTTAATGTGGCGAATTCCCGGTTTTACGCGTTTATGCGCGGCGTTATTTTTCTGCCTTACTATGTCTCTATGGTTATCGCGGCAATGGTGTTCATCTGGATCTACAACAATCAGTACGGGCTCTTGAACTACGTCTTCGGCTGGCTGGGAATGGAGCCGGTCAACTGGCTGGTCGACAAGAACACGGTGCTGCCCGCGCTTGTCGCCGTCTCCGTATGGAAGGGCGCGGGGTTCGCGATGATTTTGTTTATTGCCGGTATGCGCAGTATTCCGGTCGAATATTACGAGGCCGCGGAGATCGACGGCGCCAATCGGATTCATTCCTTTTGGCATGTTACGCTGCCGTTGTTGTCGCCGATGATTCTGTTTCTTGTGATAACGACGTTTATCTCCTCTATGCAGGTGTTCCAGTCGATCGACGTAATGACGAACGGCGGTCCGCTGCAAGCCTCGAATGCGCTGGTGTACTGGATCTATACGATGGCGTTCGGGGAATTCAAGACCGGCCGCGCGTCGGCGCTTGTGATCATATTGTTTGTCCTGATTTTGTTGCTGACCTTGCTGCAATGGGCGATTGGCCGGAGGAAGGTGCATTATGAAGGGTAA
- a CDS encoding carbohydrate ABC transporter permease: protein MFFPVYWLVISSFKTQFEMRSAIPSLWPNSFQWENYAEAFRVIPYARFFGNTLVMSLGLIALQLNVALMAAYGFAKGRFWGKDALFFLVLAALIIPEQVTFVPVYVMMSKLGWLNTFWALIVPHGASAFGIFLLRQAFKSLNNDVLEAARVDGAGRFGMLYRILLPMALPTVVTLVVLIFISGWNSYFWPLIMTNTNDMRVLTVGIAMLRDSIAGNEAMHFHIIMAASVMAIIPIVIVYALVQKHIVAAMAHSTFK, encoded by the coding sequence ATGTTTTTTCCGGTCTATTGGCTTGTGATCAGCTCATTCAAAACCCAATTTGAGATGCGGTCCGCTATTCCCAGTCTGTGGCCGAATTCGTTTCAATGGGAGAATTATGCGGAGGCGTTCCGGGTCATACCGTATGCCCGATTTTTCGGAAATACCCTGGTGATGTCGCTCGGTCTGATCGCGCTGCAGCTAAATGTCGCGCTGATGGCGGCGTACGGTTTTGCGAAGGGGCGGTTTTGGGGAAAGGATGCTCTTTTCTTTCTGGTCCTGGCGGCGCTCATCATTCCGGAACAGGTGACGTTCGTTCCCGTATACGTGATGATGTCCAAACTGGGCTGGCTCAATACCTTCTGGGCCCTGATCGTCCCTCACGGCGCGTCGGCGTTCGGCATATTCCTGCTGAGGCAGGCGTTTAAGTCGCTGAACAACGATGTGCTGGAGGCGGCCCGTGTGGACGGAGCGGGACGGTTCGGCATGCTGTACCGCATTCTGCTGCCGATGGCGCTCCCGACCGTCGTGACGCTAGTCGTTCTGATCTTCATCTCCGGCTGGAACTCTTACTTCTGGCCGCTGATTATGACCAATACAAACGATATGCGGGTATTGACCGTCGGGATCGCCATGCTGCGCGATTCCATCGCGGGCAATGAAGCGATGCACTTTCATATCATAATGGCGGCCAGCGTCATGGCCATCATCCCGATCGTCATCGTATATGCGCTGGTTCAAAAGCATATTGTAGCGGCCATGGCCCATTCGACTTTCAAATAA